CACCTATGATGACTGAATATGTTGAAGCAACAGACAGCAAGGGTCTTAAGGGCAAAGAAATTCTTGACTTCACAGTCAAATCACTGGAAAAAGCTCAGTAGCGATTAAATCATTAATATATGATTATGGACTGGAATAAATAAAGTTCAAGGTCTCACGTATAATTATGTGAGACCTTGAACTTTTTATAAATTATAAGCCAGCATCTAAAAACGCATCATATATAATGAACACAAACAATTTTCCAATTCTGCTATGGAGAGAATAGTGAGCGAATCAAAACCAGACTTTGTCACCAGACTTGAAGAAGTTCTGAAAGCAATTGCGGCAGTTAGCCTGATAGGTATGGCACTTTTAACTGGCGCAGATATTATTTGCCGAGGGGTTTTCGGCTCACCAATTTTCGGAGTGGAAGAATTAGTTGCAATTCTGGCAGTTTTAACAACAGGACTTGCCCTCTCATACACTCACTCCCAGCAAAGCAATATCGGTGTTGAATTTTTAGTTAGCAAATTTAAGAAAAGAACTCGTAATAATATCCGATGCGGAACAAACACCGCCAGTGCAATACTTTTCGGAATAGTTACGTGGCGACTATACCTATACGCTGAAAGTTTGAAAAAAGCAGGCGAAGTAACCATGACCCTCGAAATACCTACTTACTTAATCATATATGCACTGGGATTCGGTTTTGCCTGTTTTACTTTAACTCTGCTTCGAGATGTTGCAGTACACCTCAAAGGAGGCAAGTAACATGGAACCAAGCAGCATTGGAATTATCGGAGTTTTAATCATGTTGGGACTTTTCCTGACACGCATGCCAGTTGCCTACGTTATGACGCTTGTCGGATTCTGTGGTTTCGCATTTCTTATTTCAATGAAAGGCGGACTGAACTTACTTTCAAGAAGTTTTTACGATTCATTTTCGTCATATAGTTTAGCAACGGTTCCACTTTTCATTTTAATGGGGCAACTTGCTTTTAACAGCGGTATAAGTCGAAAACTTTACAGCACAGCATACCACTTCCTAGGTAATATCCAGGGTGGGTTGGCAATGGCTACCGTTGCAGCTTGTACCGCCTTCGGTTCCGTATGTGGATCAAGTCCGGCAACCGCAGCAACCATGGCAACGGTTGGTATTCCTGAAATGAAACGGTACGGATATTCCAATTCATTGGCAGCCGGTTCAGTCGCATCAGGCGGCGGACTTGGAATGATCATGCCGCCAAGTGTCGTTCTGATTGTTTACGGAGTTTTAACCGAGCAATCTATCGGCGAACTTTTCATGGCCGGAATTATACCATCCGTAGTCCTGACAATACTTTTCATAATCGCAATTGCAATCCAGTGCCACCTAGACCCGACTCTCGGGCCAAAAGGTGAAACTTTCAGCTTCGCAGCTAAAATGAAATCCCTACTAGGATTAGCAGATACATTCGCAATATTCGGACTCGTTATCGGCGGTATGTTCTGGGGATTCTTCACTCCGAATGAATCTGCCGCAGTAGGTGTTTTAGGAATATTAACTCTTGGCATTATCAAACGGCAGTTGACATGGGAAGCATTCAAAAACTCTCTTTATGAAACACTCCGCACATCATGCATGGTATTACTGCTAGTAGCAGGAGCCGTAATTTTTGGTAAATTCCTAGCTGTTACTCGTATCCCATTCGATGTGGCTGCTTGGACATCATCCTTTGATTTGCACCCGCTCATCATCATGGCAATGATCCTAGTCATCTACTTCATCGGTGGCTGTTTCATGGACGCGCTAGCACTAATAATGCTCACAATACCTGTCTTCTACCCCGTGGTAATGGGGCTAGGTTTCGACCCAATCTGGTTTGGTATAATCATCGTTCTAGTTACGCAGATAGGAGTCATTACACCTCCGGTAGGAATCAACGTCTACGTAGTTTATGGGATGGCGCAAAAGTTTGCACCGTCCATTACGCTAGAAGAAATATTCAAGGGAACCATTCCGTTCCTGCTGGCAATTATTGTAGGACTTGTGTTGTTTGCCATATTCCCACAGATCATTTTATACTTGCCTCAAGCAATGTACTAAAAACACAATCAACAGCTGCATCATAAAAGCCGCTCATCGTAAAAACGATGGGCGGCTTTTTATATGGATCATAGAAATTAAACTTGTACTCAATTCTACCACTACTATTGAAAAACTAAACCGAATTTTGCAGCTATGAATAAAGTTAGAAATAAGCAAGGCATATAGAGAATCATAGAAGCAAGTACACTAGCTGATGTTTCCATTTCCAGAGTTTGATATTCCTGAGCAAGAATACATGACAGTGCAGCTGAAGGCATCCCAGAAAGAACTATACCCATAAGAAGCATGTTCCCTTTGACTCCGAAAAACATGAAAAGAAAAGCCGCAAATACTGGATGAATAATCATTTTTATAAGGTTAACAGATAGAATTTTAGTCCATTCAATCTTCATCTTCTGTTTACAGATAAGCATCCCAATAGAAAAAAGAGCACATGGAACAGATGCCATACCAAAATCATGCAGACTTTGGGCTAAAAATTCAGGTAATGGAATATTAAAAACCGAAAAAATAATCCCCAATAAGGCAAAGCCAATTATGGGAGTTTTCAGCATTGAAAATGTGATAGATAAAATGACTGATGTTTTGGACATCGATTTGTCAGCTCTATGAAGCGAGAACTTGGCGACAACCAAGATGATTACAAGCGTGGGCAAGATTATAGCAAGAGTTGTAGCAATTAGAACTTCTTTGCTGTCTCCAAAAAGAGAAAGCATCACAGGAATGCCTAAATATGCGGAAT
This DNA window, taken from Maridesulfovibrio frigidus DSM 17176, encodes the following:
- a CDS encoding TRAP transporter small permease, producing MSESKPDFVTRLEEVLKAIAAVSLIGMALLTGADIICRGVFGSPIFGVEELVAILAVLTTGLALSYTHSQQSNIGVEFLVSKFKKRTRNNIRCGTNTASAILFGIVTWRLYLYAESLKKAGEVTMTLEIPTYLIIYALGFGFACFTLTLLRDVAVHLKGGK
- a CDS encoding TRAP transporter large permease, giving the protein MEPSSIGIIGVLIMLGLFLTRMPVAYVMTLVGFCGFAFLISMKGGLNLLSRSFYDSFSSYSLATVPLFILMGQLAFNSGISRKLYSTAYHFLGNIQGGLAMATVAACTAFGSVCGSSPATAATMATVGIPEMKRYGYSNSLAAGSVASGGGLGMIMPPSVVLIVYGVLTEQSIGELFMAGIIPSVVLTILFIIAIAIQCHLDPTLGPKGETFSFAAKMKSLLGLADTFAIFGLVIGGMFWGFFTPNESAAVGVLGILTLGIIKRQLTWEAFKNSLYETLRTSCMVLLLVAGAVIFGKFLAVTRIPFDVAAWTSSFDLHPLIIMAMILVIYFIGGCFMDALALIMLTIPVFYPVVMGLGFDPIWFGIIIVLVTQIGVITPPVGINVYVVYGMAQKFAPSITLEEIFKGTIPFLLAIIVGLVLFAIFPQIILYLPQAMY
- a CDS encoding AEC family transporter, whose translation is MAILVATSLIPLFLMIIGGAFTYRKEILPENSSSVLNGFVYYFTLPALLFGTLATTPFHEIARVGYISGYAAAMLLSYLFMFLISKYFFKAHYTESGIRAITASFPNSAYLGIPVMLSLFGDSKEVLIATTLAIILPTLVIILVVAKFSLHRADKSMSKTSVILSITFSMLKTPIIGFALLGIIFSVFNIPLPEFLAQSLHDFGMASVPCALFSIGMLICKQKMKIEWTKILSVNLIKMIIHPVFAAFLFMFFGVKGNMLLMGIVLSGMPSAALSCILAQEYQTLEMETSASVLASMILYMPCLFLTLFIAAKFGLVFQ